Proteins from a single region of Bos indicus x Bos taurus breed Angus x Brahman F1 hybrid chromosome 29, Bos_hybrid_MaternalHap_v2.0, whole genome shotgun sequence:
- the FGF19 gene encoding fibroblast growth factor 19, which translates to MRSAPSRCAVARALVLAGLWLAAAGRPLAFSDAGPHVHYGWGESVRLRHLYTAGPQGLYSCFLRIHSDGAVDCAQVQSAHSLMEIRAVALSTVAIKGERSVLYLCMDADGKMQGLTQYSAEDCAFEEEIRPDGYNVYWSRKHHLPVSLSSSRQRQLFKSRGFLPLSHFLPMLSTIPAEPEDLQEPLKPDFFLPLKTDSMDPFGLATKLGSVKSPSFYN; encoded by the exons ATGCGGAGCGCTCCGAGCCGGTGCGCCGTGGCCCGCGCCCTGGTCCTGGCTGGCCTCTGGCTGGCCGCAGCCGGGCGCCCCCTGGCCTTCTCGGATGCGGGGCCGCACGTGCACTACGGCTGGGGCGAGTCGGTTCGCTTGCGGCACCTGTATACCGCGGGCCCGCAGGGCCTCTACAGCTGCTTTCTGCGCATCCACTCCGACGGCGCCGTGGACTGCGCGCAGGTCCAGAGCGCGCACA GTTTGATGGAGATCAGGGCGGTCGCTCTGAGCACCGTAGCCATCAAGGGCGAGCGCAGCGTGCTGTACCTCTGCATGGACGCCGACGGCAAGATGCAAGGACTG ACCCAGTACTCAGCCGAGGACTGTGCTTTCGAGGAGGAGATCCGTCCTGACGGCTACAACGTGTACTGGTCCAGGAAGCACCATCTCCCGGTCTCCCTGAGCAGCTCCAGGCAGAGGCAGCTGTTCAAAAGCAGGGGCTTCCTGCCGCTGTCTCACTTCCTGCCCATGCTGTCCACCATCCCAGCCGAACCTGAAGACCTCCAGGAACCCCTGAAGCCTGATTTCTTTCTGCCCCTGAAAACAGATAGCATGGACCCTTTCGGGCTCGCCACCAAACTGGGATCGGTGAAGAGTCCCAGCTTCTATAATTAA